The Armatimonadota bacterium region CAATCCGTCCTCGATGCAGGAGGCGTCCGCCAGGATCGGCAGGCGGAGTTCGTCGTGGATTCGGGCGATCATCTCCGCCAGGCCTACCCCGTCAGGCCTCCGGCGGCCGGTGGCGTCCAGCGCTATGACCGTAGCGCCGGAAGCGGCCACCACCTCGGCCTCGGCGAAGGTGGGCGTAATGACTACCTGGCAGTCGTCGTAGGGCCGCTTGTACAGGCCGATTATGGGCAGGTCCACGGCCGCGCGCGCGGCGCTTATGTCCTCGGGCCCGTTCATCCGCAGCCCCAGCGCTCCGGCGCCGGATGCGGCCCGGGCCATCGCTGCCATGAAGATCGGGCCGTGGAGAGGGTGGTCCGGCCGCGCCTGACACGACACGATCAACCCCCCACGCAGCGCGGCCAGCGCCGGGTGGACGGTGAGGGAGCGGTGCGCTGCGGCTCCGTCCATGCGCGATTCCTCCTGATGCGCTACAATGAAAGGGTGACTACCCTGACCGAACGCGAGGCCTACAGGCGCCTGCGCGATGCTGCGAATGGCATTGATCGGGCGCTCGCGGTAGACCGCGGCTCGGTGCGGTGGCGCGACACCCCGGTGCCCGGGGTGCTGTTCGGCCTGGCGCTGGGCCCGGCGCACGCCCTCATGTTCATGCCCTCCGGCGACATCGCCGGACCGGATTGGGGCGAGCGCCTGCCCGGCCGCATCGAGGCCGCCCGCCGTTACCTGCTCGGTTTCCCGCGCCCGGCGCGGTAAGGCCCCACCGGGGACGTATTCCGTGGTGCGGCTTCGTTTCCCTGTGGTCGGGTATCTTTGCGCGGGAGGCCCCCCGGTGTGAAAGTCGAGACACTGCAACTCGGTCCAATCGCGACCAACTGCTACATCGTCCACGACGGGGCCACGGGCCGCGCTGCGGTCATTGACCCCGGGGGAGATGCCCCGCGTGTGACGGCGGCGCTGGCGCG contains the following coding sequences:
- a CDS encoding putative N-acetylmannosamine-6-phosphate 2-epimerase, translating into MDGAAAHRSLTVHPALAALRGGLIVSCQARPDHPLHGPIFMAAMARAASGAGALGLRMNGPEDISAARAAVDLPIIGLYKRPYDDCQVVITPTFAEAEVVAASGATVIALDATGRRRPDGVGLAEMIARIHDELRLPILADASCIEDGLAAASAGADAVATTLSGYVDPEAPPPEDPDLDLVAALAERVRVPVIAEGRIKTPAEAREALDRGAFAVVVGTAITNPREIARGFVQALAPHAGGRRAQGW